A portion of the Apus apus isolate bApuApu2 chromosome 3, bApuApu2.pri.cur, whole genome shotgun sequence genome contains these proteins:
- the ZC2HC1B gene encoding LOW QUALITY PROTEIN: zinc finger C2HC domain-containing protein 1B (The sequence of the model RefSeq protein was modified relative to this genomic sequence to represent the inferred CDS: substituted 1 base at 1 genomic stop codon) encodes MTSAHERLFFFASQLRHDPKCKKAFNKECKPFSSLKQRLRGTEITVKKQSPPKGIPGKKSIXTQHHEDFINAIQSAKQVTKALKEGHPLPPPLPRSFNPGGRSCAEGEHWQLVGLPPSPTAPPACAGPLLCPHQCSHGPASPRGSATKLMSCSSCCLLHWHCLSCACQPHPLGHHR; translated from the exons ATGACTTCAGCCCATGAGCgactgtttttctttgcatccCAGCTGAGACATGATCCAAAATGCAAGAAAGCCTTCAACAAGGAGTGCAAGCCCTTCAGCTCTTTGAAACAGAGACTGCGGGGAACAGAAATCACCGTGAAGAAGCAGTCCCCCCCCAAAGGTATA CCAGGGAAGAAATCTATCTGAACACAGCACCATGAGGATTTTATTAATGCTATTCAATCAGCCAAGCAAGTCACAAAAGCTCTGAAGGAGGGCCaccctctcccacctcctctcccaAGAAGCTTCAATCCAG gaggcaggagctgtgcagagggggagcactggcagctggtggggctgcctccctcccccactgcacccccagcctgtgcAGGGCCACTCCTCTGCCCCCACCAGTGCTCTCATGGCCCGGCATCACCCAGAGGCAGTGCCACCAAACTGATGTCCTGCAGCTCGTGCTGCCTTCTCCACTGGCACTGCCTGAGTTGTGCCTGTCAGCCCCATCCTCTCGGACACCACAGGTAA